A single window of Methylobacterium nodulans ORS 2060 DNA harbors:
- a CDS encoding DNA translocase FtsK encodes MRSVTPQAARRGLSLAALAETLMRLRAILARHWGPSRTQPLALPPPRPAGLDRRATPSWMADPAPHPAPPAWTPDLVRAAPVPPEPAWMPEPPAPAMPLVPEMPPAPVQAAPPASAPPAAAMAPPVPAPRLPEPPRPAGPGPDMEDAWLAIPPAGPARTVLTRARRQTEEARRTEEMRRPAPAPRPERSAAATDLRFTRTPDHVLQARRRKREEEARAREAERRAAEEKAEAERAAAEAAAEAERLAAEAAALPPLPRWRQPYILPPGVRFTRTPDHLLRHAPDEAAPVPPVPEAGAPEAETPGEACPPGPDETSAAPPETAPASPAEPETSQPADTEAVNAPAPDEAPAAPSTETVSGAVPAAPEADAPPADETPGEVPAEETGSAEPITAPVDISYLRALPKRPAYTLDALLRHDWTQPLAVADAQDNRPVAPPPVAAPEIEPAPAAEPPVLEAAAPIVANEAAAPASAPEPVAVEPEPEPASAPAPTQTPPAPEPAGAAAPGADPVPPADPADLPLAPIALSLVPAGPVEPIAAGQDIAQQAPFTTAAPAAEPLRPVEAVAPAPAPAPEPMPDPEPMPDPEPLPAPAPAEAHAVVIGNAGLDLDLGLDVDDPEDEEDILALVPLPPPLPRPLMRPPAAPYELPPLELLTEARASDGSSLDADLLQANAVQLQQVIHDFGVRGEILAVRPGPVVTLYEMEPAPGTKSSRVISLADDIARSMSAVSARVAVVQGRNAIGIELPNIKRETVFLRELLASPAFAETKQKLALCLGKNIGGEAIIADLARMPHLLVAGTTGSGKSVAINTMILSLLYRMKPEECRLIMVDPKMLELSVYDGIPHLLSPVVTDPKKAVIALKWAVREMEERYKKMARLGVRNIDGFNARVAEARERGEVITRTVQTGFDRETGEAVYEDEVMDLGALPYIVVIVDEMADLMMVAGKDIEGAIQRLAQMARAAGIHLIMATQRPSVDVITGTIKANFPTRISFQVTSKIDSRTILGEMGAEQLLGQGDMLFMAGGGRTTRVHGPFVSDDEVEAVVAHLKRQGRPAYLDAVTADEEEAEVAAEAPVFDQGSFADPTADLYDQAVAVVLRDKKASTSYIQRRLQIGYNRAASLMERMEREGIVGPANHAGKREILVEAQSSAQATADEP; translated from the coding sequence ATGCGCAGCGTCACCCCACAGGCTGCGCGCCGCGGGCTTTCGCTCGCTGCGCTCGCCGAGACCCTGATGCGACTTCGGGCGATCCTCGCCCGGCACTGGGGGCCGTCCCGGACGCAGCCCCTGGCCCTGCCGCCGCCGCGGCCAGCGGGACTCGACCGGCGCGCGACGCCGAGCTGGATGGCCGATCCCGCGCCACATCCGGCTCCGCCGGCCTGGACGCCGGATCTCGTGCGCGCCGCGCCGGTGCCGCCGGAGCCCGCCTGGATGCCCGAGCCGCCGGCGCCCGCGATGCCGCTCGTGCCGGAGATGCCGCCGGCCCCGGTCCAGGCCGCGCCGCCCGCCTCCGCGCCGCCTGCGGCCGCCATGGCGCCGCCCGTGCCGGCGCCCCGCCTGCCCGAGCCGCCGCGCCCGGCCGGCCCCGGCCCGGACATGGAGGATGCGTGGCTCGCGATCCCGCCGGCCGGCCCGGCCCGCACGGTGCTGACGCGAGCGCGGCGGCAGACGGAGGAGGCGCGACGGACCGAAGAGATGCGTCGGCCCGCCCCCGCGCCGCGCCCGGAGCGCTCGGCCGCCGCGACCGACCTGCGCTTCACCCGCACGCCCGACCATGTCCTCCAGGCGCGCCGCCGCAAGCGCGAGGAGGAGGCGCGGGCCCGTGAGGCGGAGCGTCGCGCCGCCGAGGAGAAGGCCGAAGCCGAGCGCGCCGCGGCCGAGGCGGCGGCCGAGGCCGAGCGCCTCGCCGCGGAAGCCGCCGCCCTTCCGCCCCTGCCGCGCTGGCGCCAGCCCTACATCCTGCCGCCCGGCGTGCGCTTCACCCGCACGCCGGACCATCTCCTGCGCCACGCACCCGACGAGGCCGCCCCCGTGCCGCCGGTGCCCGAAGCCGGTGCACCGGAAGCCGAGACGCCCGGAGAGGCTTGCCCCCCCGGCCCGGACGAGACCTCCGCCGCACCGCCCGAGACGGCGCCCGCTTCTCCCGCGGAGCCCGAGACGTCGCAGCCCGCGGACACGGAGGCGGTGAACGCACCCGCCCCGGACGAAGCGCCTGCCGCGCCGTCGACCGAGACCGTGTCCGGCGCCGTCCCTGCCGCGCCGGAGGCGGATGCGCCGCCAGCCGACGAGACACCGGGGGAGGTGCCGGCAGAGGAGACCGGATCGGCCGAGCCGATCACGGCGCCCGTCGACATCTCCTACCTGCGCGCCCTGCCGAAGCGTCCGGCCTACACGCTCGACGCGCTGCTGCGTCACGACTGGACGCAACCCCTCGCGGTGGCCGACGCGCAGGACAACCGTCCGGTCGCGCCGCCCCCCGTCGCGGCTCCCGAGATCGAGCCGGCCCCTGCCGCCGAGCCGCCCGTCCTGGAAGCCGCGGCGCCCATCGTGGCGAACGAGGCCGCTGCGCCCGCGTCGGCGCCCGAGCCCGTCGCCGTGGAGCCGGAGCCGGAGCCTGCCTCGGCACCGGCGCCGACGCAGACGCCGCCTGCACCCGAACCGGCCGGCGCCGCCGCGCCCGGCGCGGATCCCGTGCCGCCGGCCGATCCGGCCGATCTGCCGCTGGCGCCGATCGCCCTCTCGCTGGTGCCCGCCGGTCCGGTGGAGCCGATCGCCGCCGGTCAGGACATCGCGCAGCAGGCCCCGTTCACCACCGCCGCTCCGGCCGCCGAGCCGCTGCGGCCCGTGGAGGCCGTCGCGCCGGCTCCTGCGCCGGCTCCCGAGCCTATGCCGGATCCCGAGCCTATGCCGGATCCCGAGCCGCTGCCCGCACCGGCGCCGGCCGAGGCGCACGCGGTCGTCATCGGCAATGCCGGGCTCGATCTCGATCTCGGCCTCGATGTGGATGATCCGGAGGACGAGGAGGACATCCTGGCGCTGGTGCCGCTGCCGCCTCCCCTGCCCCGTCCGCTGATGCGCCCGCCCGCAGCGCCCTATGAGCTGCCGCCGCTCGAGCTCCTGACCGAGGCCCGCGCCTCGGACGGCAGCAGCCTCGACGCGGACCTGCTCCAGGCCAACGCGGTGCAGCTCCAGCAGGTCATCCACGATTTCGGGGTGCGGGGGGAGATCCTGGCCGTGCGGCCCGGACCCGTCGTCACCCTGTACGAGATGGAGCCGGCCCCGGGCACCAAGTCCTCGCGCGTGATCTCGCTCGCCGACGACATCGCCCGCTCGATGTCCGCCGTCTCCGCCCGCGTCGCCGTGGTCCAGGGCCGCAACGCCATCGGCATCGAACTGCCCAACATCAAGCGCGAGACCGTCTTCCTGCGCGAACTCCTCGCCTCGCCGGCCTTCGCCGAAACCAAGCAGAAGCTCGCCCTCTGCCTGGGCAAGAACATCGGCGGCGAGGCCATCATCGCCGACCTCGCCCGCATGCCCCACCTGCTCGTCGCCGGCACCACCGGCTCGGGCAAGTCGGTGGCCATCAACACCATGATCCTCTCGCTGCTCTACCGCATGAAGCCCGAGGAGTGCCGCCTGATCATGGTCGATCCCAAGATGCTGGAGCTGTCCGTCTACGACGGCATCCCGCACCTGCTCTCGCCGGTGGTCACCGACCCCAAGAAGGCGGTGATCGCCCTGAAATGGGCCGTGCGCGAGATGGAGGAACGCTACAAGAAGATGGCTCGCCTCGGCGTGCGCAACATCGACGGGTTCAACGCCCGGGTGGCGGAGGCGCGCGAGCGGGGCGAGGTGATCACCCGCACCGTGCAGACGGGCTTCGACCGGGAGACCGGCGAGGCGGTGTACGAGGACGAGGTGATGGACCTCGGGGCGCTGCCTTACATCGTGGTGATCGTCGACGAGATGGCCGACCTGATGATGGTGGCCGGCAAGGACATCGAGGGGGCGATCCAGCGCCTGGCGCAGATGGCCCGCGCCGCGGGCATCCACCTGATCATGGCGACGCAACGTCCGTCGGTGGACGTGATCACCGGGACGATCAAGGCGAATTTCCCGACCCGGATCTCGTTCCAGGTGACCAGCAAGATCGACTCGCGCACCATCCTGGGGGAGATGGGGGCCGAGCAGCTGCTGGGGCAGGGCGACATGCTGTTCATGGCCGGCGGCGGGCGCACCACCCGGGTGCATGGCCCGTTCGTGTCGGACGACGAGGTCGAGGCGGTGGTGGCCCATCTCAAGCGCCAGGGCCGGCCCGCCTATCTCGACGCGGTCACGGCCGACGAGGAGGAGGCCGAGGTGGCCGCGGAAGCGCCGGTGTTCGACCAGGGCTCCTTCGCGGACCCGACGGCCGACCTCTACGACCAGGCGGTGGCGGTGGTGCTGCGGGACAAGAAGGCGTCGACGAGCTACATCCAGCGGCGGCTGCAGATCGGCTACAACCGGGCGGCCTCGCTGATGGAGCGGATGGAGCGCGAGGGCATCGTCGGGCCCGCCAACCATGCCGGCAAGCGCGAGATCCTGGTCGAGGCGCAATCCTCCGCCCAAGCCACCGCCGATGAGCCGTGA
- a CDS encoding outer-membrane lipoprotein carrier protein LolA, protein MTGRPRSGPLPVLAAALCLAGGAPAQAQVTSFLDSLFGRKDPEPAQSAEPGAPATLTRAPLPPRRPATLGNAKPPAEAAEPASAAAAAPPQQVAAVTTPVAVDAGNPTAVIERANAYFNGVSTLTGNFVQIGADGRKIGGKLYLAKPGRLRFDYDQPSPLEVVADGTSVAVRDRKLATQDLYFISQTPLKFLLRDRIDLARDLTVTDVSADPGGVRISLEDRSTLGGTSRIVLLFDEAMKSLSQWRITDPQGYQTTVLLSNLQRGRPIDGMMFVINYGRAEDKELEQRMRQQQPR, encoded by the coding sequence ATGACCGGCCGTCCCCGCTCCGGCCCGCTCCCCGTCCTCGCGGCGGCACTCTGCCTCGCCGGCGGGGCGCCCGCCCAGGCGCAGGTGACGTCCTTCCTCGACAGCCTGTTCGGCCGCAAGGATCCCGAGCCCGCCCAATCGGCGGAGCCCGGGGCGCCCGCGACCCTGACCCGGGCGCCGCTCCCTCCGCGCCGTCCGGCCACCCTCGGCAACGCCAAGCCGCCCGCGGAAGCGGCCGAGCCGGCGTCCGCGGCGGCGGCCGCCCCGCCGCAGCAGGTCGCGGCGGTGACGACCCCGGTCGCAGTCGATGCCGGCAATCCGACCGCGGTGATCGAACGCGCCAATGCCTATTTCAACGGCGTCTCGACGCTCACGGGCAACTTCGTCCAGATCGGCGCGGACGGGCGCAAGATCGGCGGCAAGCTGTACCTCGCCAAGCCCGGGCGGCTGCGCTTCGACTACGACCAGCCCTCGCCCCTCGAAGTCGTGGCCGACGGCACCTCGGTGGCGGTGCGCGACCGCAAGCTCGCCACCCAGGATCTCTACTTCATCTCGCAGACGCCGCTGAAATTCCTGCTGCGCGACCGGATCGACCTCGCCCGCGACCTGACCGTGACGGATGTCTCGGCCGATCCGGGCGGCGTGCGCATCAGCCTGGAGGACCGCTCGACGCTCGGCGGCACCTCGCGCATCGTCCTGCTCTTCGACGAGGCGATGAAGTCGCTCAGCCAGTGGCGCATCACCGACCCGCAGGGCTACCAGACCACGGTCCTGCTATCGAACCTGCAGCGCGGCCGGCCCATCGACGGCATGATGTTCGTCATCAATTACGGCCGGGCCGAGGACAAGGAGCTGGAGCAGCGCATGCGCCAGCAGCAGCCGCGCTGA
- the xth gene encoding exodeoxyribonuclease III, with amino-acid sequence MRLTVSTWNINSVRLRIDLVRRFLDEVRPDVLCLQETKCPNDRFPLKELQGFGYPHIVFAGQKGYNGVAILSRLPLRSQEVMSFCERQDARHISAVLGPEAGAAAGIVLHDFYVPAGGDVPDAALNDKFAHKLAFMDELRAWGGRRSTSPAILVGDLNVAPLEHDVWSHKQLLDVVSHTPVETERLETLRGEAGWIDTMRHLRPEPEKIYTWWSYRSPDWAAADKGRRLDHIWVTPDLAGTVRSVTVARHARAWEKPSDHVPVTVELEL; translated from the coding sequence GTGCGCCTCACCGTCTCGACCTGGAACATCAACTCCGTCCGCCTGCGCATCGACCTCGTGCGCCGTTTCCTCGACGAGGTGCGGCCCGACGTGCTGTGCCTGCAGGAGACGAAGTGCCCGAACGACCGCTTTCCCCTGAAGGAGCTGCAGGGCTTCGGCTATCCGCACATCGTCTTCGCCGGCCAGAAAGGCTATAATGGCGTGGCGATCCTCTCGCGCCTTCCGCTCCGCTCGCAGGAGGTGATGAGCTTCTGCGAGCGCCAGGATGCCCGCCACATCTCGGCGGTGCTGGGGCCGGAGGCGGGCGCGGCGGCGGGCATCGTGCTGCACGACTTCTACGTCCCGGCGGGCGGCGACGTGCCGGATGCCGCCCTCAACGACAAGTTCGCCCACAAGCTCGCCTTCATGGACGAGCTGCGCGCCTGGGGCGGCCGGCGCTCGACCAGCCCGGCGATCCTGGTCGGCGACCTCAACGTGGCACCGCTCGAGCATGACGTCTGGTCGCACAAGCAGCTCCTCGATGTGGTGAGCCACACGCCGGTCGAGACGGAGCGGCTCGAGACGCTGCGTGGCGAGGCAGGCTGGATCGACACCATGCGCCACCTGCGGCCGGAGCCGGAAAAAATCTACACGTGGTGGAGCTACCGCTCCCCCGACTGGGCCGCCGCCGACAAGGGCCGGCGCCTCGACCATATCTGGGTCACGCCGGACCTCGCCGGCACGGTGCGCTCGGTGACGGTCGCGCGGCATGCGCGGGCCTGGGAGAAGCCGTCCGACCATGTGCCGGTGACGGTGGAACTGGAATTGTAG
- a CDS encoding fumarylacetoacetate hydrolase family protein: protein MKLLRYGPAGQERPGLLDADGGIRDLSGHVAEIGPDTLAPAALAALAKLDPGSLPLVEGAPRLGVPLAGIGKFIAIGLNYADHAAESNLPIPAEPVVFTKAISALSGPHDPVMLPRDSVKSDWEVELGIVIGRRAAYVERAEALDYVAGYCVVNDVSEREYQIERGGTWDKGKGCDTFGPVGPWLVTADEVGDPQALDLWLDLNGRRMQTGNTRTMIFSCAEIVAYVSRFMTLLPGDLITTGTPPGVGMGIKPQPVFLKPGDVMRLGIEKLGEQRQAVVAWRRRED from the coding sequence ATGAAGCTGTTGCGCTACGGCCCTGCGGGCCAGGAACGGCCCGGCCTGCTCGACGCTGACGGCGGCATCCGCGACCTGTCGGGCCATGTCGCCGAGATCGGCCCCGACACGCTGGCGCCGGCCGCACTCGCCGCGCTGGCCAAGCTCGATCCGGGCTCGCTCCCGCTCGTCGAGGGCGCGCCGCGCCTCGGCGTGCCGCTGGCGGGGATCGGCAAGTTCATCGCCATCGGGCTCAACTACGCCGACCACGCCGCCGAATCCAACCTGCCGATCCCCGCCGAGCCGGTGGTCTTCACCAAGGCGATCAGCGCCCTCAGCGGGCCCCACGACCCGGTGATGCTGCCGCGCGATTCCGTGAAGAGCGACTGGGAGGTGGAACTCGGCATCGTGATCGGCCGGCGCGCGGCCTATGTCGAACGGGCCGAGGCGCTGGACTACGTCGCCGGCTATTGCGTGGTCAACGACGTCAGCGAGCGCGAATACCAGATCGAGCGCGGCGGCACCTGGGACAAGGGCAAGGGCTGCGACACCTTCGGGCCGGTCGGGCCCTGGCTGGTCACCGCCGACGAGGTGGGCGACCCGCAGGCCCTCGACCTCTGGCTCGACCTCAACGGCCGCCGCATGCAGACCGGCAACACCCGCACCATGATCTTCAGCTGCGCCGAGATCGTGGCCTATGTCAGCCGCTTCATGACGCTGCTGCCGGGCGATCTCATCACCACCGGCACGCCGCCGGGGGTCGGCATGGGCATCAAGCCGCAGCCGGTGTTCCTGAAGCCCGGCGACGTGATGCGGCTGGGCATCGAAAAGCTCGGCGAGCAGCGCCAGGCGGTGGTGGCCTGGCGCCGCCGGGAGGACTGA
- a CDS encoding SDR family NAD(P)-dependent oxidoreductase, giving the protein MPYANRFQGRKAIVTGGASGIGLCVAARLAAEGAAVSLWDLSAEALSQAKAASGAADTQALDVADPARVAAAMQASVAALGGLDVLVCSAGITGPNATVRDYPVEAWQRVIEVNLNGLFYCNRAAVPAMEAGGYGRIVNVASIAGKEGNPNASAYSASKAGVIGLTKSLGKELAQTGIRVNCVTPAAVRTAIFDQMTQQHIEFMLSKIPLGRFGSIEEIAALICWLASEEASFSTGAVFDLSGGRATY; this is encoded by the coding sequence ATGCCCTATGCCAACCGTTTCCAGGGCCGGAAGGCCATCGTCACCGGGGGCGCCTCCGGCATCGGGCTGTGCGTCGCGGCGCGGCTGGCCGCGGAGGGCGCCGCGGTCAGCCTGTGGGACCTGAGCGCGGAGGCGCTCAGCCAAGCCAAGGCCGCGAGCGGGGCCGCCGACACGCAGGCCCTCGACGTTGCGGATCCGGCCCGGGTGGCGGCGGCCATGCAGGCGAGCGTGGCGGCTTTGGGCGGGCTCGACGTGCTGGTGTGCAGCGCCGGCATCACCGGCCCCAACGCCACGGTGCGGGACTATCCGGTCGAGGCCTGGCAGCGGGTGATCGAGGTCAACCTGAACGGGCTGTTCTACTGCAACCGGGCGGCGGTGCCGGCCATGGAGGCGGGCGGCTACGGGCGGATCGTCAACGTGGCTTCGATTGCCGGCAAGGAGGGCAACCCGAACGCCTCGGCCTACAGCGCCTCGAAGGCGGGGGTGATCGGGCTGACCAAGTCGCTCGGCAAGGAACTGGCGCAGACCGGGATCCGGGTGAACTGCGTGACCCCGGCGGCGGTGCGCACCGCCATCTTCGACCAGATGACGCAGCAGCATATCGAGTTCATGCTGTCGAAGATCCCGCTCGGCCGCTTCGGCAGCATCGAGGAGATCGCGGCGCTGATCTGCTGGCTGGCGAGCGAGGAAGCCTCCTTCAGCACCGGGGCGGTGTTCGACCTCTCGGGCGGGCGCGCCACCTACTGA
- the rpsO gene encoding 30S ribosomal protein S15: MSITAERKTALIKEYARGGADTGSPEVQIAILTERIANLTGHFKTHTKDNHSRRGLLKLVSQRRSLLDYLKRKDEARYRALIERLGIRR, encoded by the coding sequence ATGTCGATCACGGCGGAGCGCAAGACCGCGCTCATCAAGGAATATGCCCGCGGCGGCGCCGATACCGGCTCGCCCGAGGTGCAGATCGCGATCCTCACCGAGCGGATCGCCAACCTGACCGGGCACTTCAAGACCCACACGAAGGACAACCACTCGCGCCGCGGCCTGCTCAAACTGGTCTCGCAGCGCCGGTCGCTCCTCGACTACCTGAAGCGCAAGGACGAGGCGCGCTACCGCGCGCTCATCGAGCGCCTCGGCATCCGCCGCTAA
- the pnp gene encoding polyribonucleotide nucleotidyltransferase, translating into MFDVQREELLWGGRKLVLETGKVARQADGAVVASYGETTVLATVVSLKEPKPGIDFLPLTVNYQERAYAAGRIPGGYFKREGRPSEKETLVSRLIDRPIRPLFVEGWRNDTQVVVTVLSHDLENDPDIVSMVAASAALTLSGVPFMGPIGAARVGYVGNQYKLNPTIQEMEGSSLDLVVAGTEAAVLMVESEAKELPEDVMLGAVMFGHKHFQPVIEAIIRLAEKAAKEPRDFQPTDLSEVEKAVLEIGEADLREAYKKTVKQERYAAVDAVKAKVMAALAPEEGEAKFEPETVKAAFKEVQAKVVRWNILDTGSRIDGRDVRTVRPILSEVGVLPRAHGSALFTRGETQALVVATLGTGDDEQFIDALEGTYKETFLLHYNFPPYSVGETGRMGSPGRREIGHGKLAWRAVHPLLPAAHEFPYTIRVVSEITESNGSSSMATVCGSSLALMDAGVPLRRPVAGIAMGLILEGERFAVLSDILGDEDHLGDMDFKVAGTSEGVTSLQMDIKIAGITEEIMRVALDQAKDGRAHILGEMAKALTAARPELGEHAPRIETMQIPTDKIREVIGTGGKVIREIVEKTGAKIDIQDTGVIKIASSDAKAIKAAYNWIRSIVAEPEAGMIYDGTVVKTMEFGAFINFFGAKDGLVHISELAPQRVAKVTDVVKEGDKVKVKFLGQDERGKIRLSMKVVDQQTGEDITEKLKAEREADRNRERQARQSAGE; encoded by the coding sequence ATGTTCGACGTACAACGCGAAGAATTGCTCTGGGGCGGACGCAAGCTGGTGCTGGAGACCGGCAAGGTCGCCCGGCAGGCCGACGGGGCCGTGGTCGCGAGCTACGGGGAGACCACCGTGCTCGCCACCGTGGTGTCGCTCAAGGAGCCCAAGCCCGGCATCGACTTCCTGCCGCTCACGGTGAACTACCAGGAGCGGGCCTACGCCGCCGGCCGCATCCCGGGCGGCTACTTCAAGCGCGAGGGCCGTCCCTCCGAGAAGGAGACCCTGGTCTCCCGCCTGATCGACCGCCCGATCCGTCCCCTCTTCGTCGAGGGCTGGCGCAACGACACCCAGGTCGTCGTCACCGTGCTCTCGCACGATCTTGAGAACGACCCCGACATCGTCTCGATGGTGGCGGCCTCGGCCGCGCTCACCCTCTCGGGCGTGCCCTTCATGGGCCCGATCGGCGCCGCCCGGGTCGGCTATGTCGGCAACCAGTACAAGCTCAACCCCACCATCCAGGAGATGGAGGGCTCGAGCCTCGACCTCGTGGTGGCGGGCACCGAGGCCGCCGTGCTGATGGTCGAGTCCGAGGCCAAGGAGCTGCCCGAGGACGTGATGCTCGGGGCCGTGATGTTCGGCCACAAGCACTTCCAGCCGGTCATCGAGGCGATCATCCGGCTCGCCGAGAAGGCCGCCAAGGAGCCGCGCGACTTCCAGCCGACCGACCTGTCCGAGGTCGAGAAGGCGGTGCTGGAGATCGGCGAGGCGGATCTCCGCGAGGCCTACAAGAAGACGGTCAAGCAGGAGCGCTACGCCGCCGTCGACGCCGTCAAGGCGAAGGTGATGGCGGCGCTCGCCCCCGAGGAGGGCGAGGCCAAGTTCGAGCCCGAGACGGTCAAGGCCGCCTTCAAGGAGGTCCAGGCCAAGGTTGTGCGCTGGAACATCCTCGACACCGGCTCGCGCATCGACGGCCGCGACGTGCGCACGGTGCGCCCGATCCTCTCCGAAGTCGGCGTGCTGCCGCGCGCCCACGGCTCGGCCCTGTTCACCCGCGGCGAGACGCAGGCGCTGGTGGTGGCGACGCTCGGCACCGGCGACGACGAGCAGTTCATCGACGCGCTGGAGGGCACCTACAAGGAGACGTTCCTCCTCCACTACAACTTCCCGCCCTATTCGGTGGGCGAGACGGGCCGCATGGGCTCGCCGGGCCGGCGCGAGATCGGCCACGGCAAGCTGGCCTGGCGCGCAGTGCATCCGCTCCTGCCGGCGGCGCACGAGTTCCCCTACACGATCCGCGTCGTGTCGGAGATCACCGAGTCGAACGGCTCCTCCTCCATGGCGACCGTCTGCGGCTCGTCGCTGGCGCTGATGGATGCGGGCGTGCCGTTGCGCCGTCCGGTGGCGGGCATCGCCATGGGCCTGATCCTGGAAGGCGAGCGCTTCGCGGTGCTCTCCGACATCCTGGGCGACGAGGACCACCTCGGCGACATGGACTTCAAGGTGGCCGGCACGTCCGAGGGCGTCACCTCGCTCCAGATGGACATCAAGATCGCCGGCATCACCGAGGAGATCATGCGGGTCGCCCTCGATCAGGCGAAGGACGGCCGCGCCCACATCCTCGGCGAGATGGCCAAGGCCCTGACGGCGGCCCGGCCCGAACTCGGCGAGCATGCGCCGCGCATCGAGACCATGCAGATCCCGACCGACAAGATCCGCGAGGTCATCGGCACCGGCGGCAAGGTCATCCGCGAGATCGTGGAGAAGACCGGCGCCAAGATCGACATCCAGGATACCGGCGTCATCAAGATCGCCTCGTCCGATGCCAAGGCCATCAAGGCGGCCTACAACTGGATCCGCTCGATCGTGGCGGAGCCGGAAGCGGGCATGATCTACGACGGCACGGTCGTGAAGACGATGGAGTTCGGCGCCTTCATCAACTTCTTCGGCGCCAAGGACGGCCTCGTCCACATCTCGGAGCTCGCGCCCCAGCGCGTCGCCAAGGTCACCGACGTGGTGAAGGAGGGCGACAAGGTGAAGGTGAAGTTCCTCGGCCAGGACGAGCGCGGCAAGATCCGCCTCTCGATGAAGGTCGTCGACCAGCAGACCGGCGAGGACATTACCGAGAAGCTCAAGGCCGAGCGCGAGGCCGACCGCAACCGCGAGCGGCAGGCGCGCCAGAGCGCGGGCGAGTGA
- a CDS encoding metal ABC transporter substrate-binding protein, translating to MRRWRIAALALVATLAGIGAASADPLKAVASFSILGDLVHQVGGDRVEVAVLVGPNGDAHTFSPAPSDARKLAGAQLVVINGLDFEGWIERLVKASGTRAPLVVASRGVTPIREEDGHGHGGHDAHSIDPHAWQSIGNAKRYVAAIREGLIGVDPEGRSAYEANAAAYLAKLDALEGEVRAAIAGIPEERRRVITTHDAFGYFAKTYGMRFIAPQGVSSDTEATAKDVARIIAQVKREKIPAVFLENISDPRLMLQIARETGAKAGGRIFSDALSERDGPAPTYIDMMRHNIREFTAVLRG from the coding sequence ATGCGCAGGTGGAGAATCGCAGCGCTCGCGCTCGTGGCGACGCTGGCAGGAATCGGGGCGGCCTCGGCCGATCCGCTCAAGGCGGTGGCCAGCTTCTCGATCCTCGGCGATCTCGTGCATCAGGTCGGCGGCGATCGGGTCGAGGTCGCGGTGCTGGTCGGACCGAACGGCGATGCGCACACCTTCTCGCCTGCGCCGAGCGATGCGCGCAAGCTCGCCGGAGCGCAGCTCGTCGTGATCAACGGTCTCGACTTCGAGGGCTGGATCGAGCGGTTGGTGAAGGCTTCCGGCACCCGGGCACCTTTGGTGGTCGCGTCGAGGGGCGTGACGCCGATTCGCGAGGAGGATGGGCACGGGCATGGCGGGCACGACGCGCACTCGATCGATCCCCATGCCTGGCAGAGCATCGGCAACGCCAAGCGATACGTGGCGGCGATCCGCGAGGGGCTGATCGGCGTCGATCCCGAGGGGCGGAGCGCCTACGAGGCGAACGCGGCCGCCTACCTCGCCAAGCTCGACGCGCTCGAAGGCGAGGTCCGGGCCGCCATCGCGGGAATCCCGGAGGAGCGGCGCCGCGTCATCACCACGCACGACGCCTTCGGCTATTTCGCGAAGACCTATGGGATGCGCTTCATCGCACCCCAGGGCGTGTCGAGCGACACCGAGGCCACGGCCAAGGACGTCGCCCGCATCATCGCTCAGGTGAAGCGCGAGAAGATCCCGGCGGTGTTTCTTGAGAACATCAGCGATCCCCGGCTGATGCTGCAGATCGCGCGGGAGACCGGGGCGAAGGCGGGCGGACGGATCTTCTCCGACGCGCTCTCGGAGCGGGATGGGCCGGCTCCGACCTATATCGACATGATGCGCCACAACATCCGCGAGTTCACCGCTGTGCTGCGCGGATAG